The sequence aatatatagctttttttaaaatatggccCGCATTTTCAAGAGTTATGGTTTTCGAAACACGTATAAAAATGATTTCGTGGCTTAAACTGCGTGGGCTTTCGTGTCGGGTTAAGAGGGTCCATGTGCTGTTAATGGCACTTGACTTTGAATTCAAGAGGACAATTTTAATTACCAGGTATACAATTTCGTGGCTTAAACCGCGCGTGGGCTTTCGTGGCCCAAATGACTTGGTTAACTActactaataattattttaatttatttacacatATAATATTtccatttcttataatttttatttcttttcacaaaaataaattcaagaggACAATGGCATAGAATAATAAGTAATATAATTCCTTAAACTGAAGAGCAAatggtattttatgttttagaaaaatgaatataaaagaataatatctagattgttatttttatttatattatcattaaattttataccatgattcaaatttgaaaacatctaacttaaattaaattttaaattaaataatatgaaaatcacATAAAACATTTGCGTGCCCCATCGCTCATGCCCGTGACCTTAGATTGCATCGTGCACTTTAACAGATCGAGTTATGACATAAATTTGTTACATAAGCCAGAGTCTTTTGTTAAGTTCTTAGGCAGAAAGCTCTTTCTTTCGTTGTTTGAGTGAAAACTGAGGAAGAACAAATTAAGTGAATATCCTAAACTGCAGCTGCAGGAGGTCGGCAAGAGGAGGCAGAATCCTTGCAGCAATCGAAAAGGAAGGAAGAGGAAGTGTTCTACAGGGTAATATATATTATGCTTAAATAGACAAGATGTATTAAAGTTCGAcgaacaataaaagaaaaatataaattacctTTCAGAAACTTCTCTAAAACTATCTTTCACACAAGTAGGGCGTAAGGCATTGGAAAGAAAGTTGGTAATTCCAATTTTTTACtacaaaaattattcatttatatgaataaatatttttcttgccctcttattttaagtttaaatcttattcaaagaaAATGGTGCCGAAACAAGATTGTGATAATTTtgatgaacatatatatatatatatatatatatatatatataattttatttttttttatccagctAGTAATTTCTCAATAATTAATAGGTCGGCTGAGTGGATCCTTCCCCTTCCCTACTTAATAAGTAAAAACTGAGAGAGGGGCAGTGGAAGTTCAAGTATAAATGACAATGAGTAGAAATTTATACATTcatatcatatttatattttggatataatatatattagagtGTGTACAGTTATGGGACTGGCTGATTCTTCGTTGGGACCATGAAGGCTCACAAGTCATTTTGCAAGCTTCTGTTTTCAGAGGTCAATGCTTAATCTCCCCCTGGAATCTTCTGTCCAATTTGAGTTTTCTTCAGATAAACCATATTGATCTCATGGCTTCCACAGTCTTGATCCCTGAACCATCTTGAACATCATCATGAGACAcggaataaaattgaatttacatAATCCATTGGCCTCTTCAATACCTCTGGGACCTAATAGAGCAGAAAAGAAACGGTAGAGAAATTATATCAGATAATTGAATGGTAGAGAATGTGGAATTATGGTAGGAAGGGGGAGTGTAAGATTGAGCTGaataaaattaccaaaacaAGTTCTGCTTGTACATGTATATTCACCAGTAAACATAGAACTTCTTTCAACCTTACATAAGGAACGTACACCGAAGATCTTCTCATCAATGGCCTGAAGCACGAGATTCAGACAAGCATCTAGTTCTAACACGTTCTGAAAGAAGCAAGTCTACACATGAAGCTTTTCTCTCGTAAGAGCTGAGCAAAATGGCTTGCTAGAGAATGCTGCAGATGAATCAAACCAGAAAGAAAGACTTCGGAAGTTCAATCTACTTGTTGCGGTTCAGAATACAAAGTGCAAATAGGGAAAACTGAATATACCTGGGGCACCCAGAATTCCAGTTCTCCTGCTATATGGGATATAAGAATATGCTGATCTAAACTGATTTGAGGTCAGAGTTTAAGTTTCAATGGCATAAATGCTGTAAGAAATTCGTAAGACATTATTAGCAAAAATTGGAGGTGAGCAATGAAAGTCAGCAGTAGGAAAATATCTGCATGACAAACCTGTAAACACTCTGTCTCCCCAACTGGCCGTTCATGATTAAAATGAAATGCTGCCACAAATGACAGAATTAATAACAGAGAATTAATCTAAAAGTACACAAAAAGAAgcttaacaagaaaaaagataagaaaagagaaattttgAGTTGAAATTCAGATAAGCAATACCTAAGGTTGATGGATCTTGTATCCATTAATATGCACGTTGGGGATGTGAGTAATCTTGAGCCAATCTACCCCTATTCCCTGTTGACATCTTTGATCCAGCAAAGGACACCGCCAGATTTCAAGAGAAGAAAGGGAGGAGGGGAGGCCTTCTTCTGGCATGGACTGTAGATTAGGGCAGTCTGTGATGGTCAATTGTCCAAGAGAAGTGAGGCGTTGAAGCCCCGAGTAGTTCAGGGATTTCAGAGTTTTAAGACTCCATATTTCAAGAGAGGCAAGAGATGAGGGCAGCAGCATCTCCTCTGGGAAGGATTCCACACTTTCGTCAACACCAACAGTGAATTTTGAAAGAGAAGGGAGCGATTGCAAACTCCATTGCATTCTGGCTGCAATGAGTTTGCTGCAATTTTCAATATAAAGTGATTTTAATTTAGAGGGCAGACCCCCTTCTGGAAAGAACTCAAGTTTTGGAAGGAGGAATAATCTCAAATCTTCAAGGGATGGGAGGAGGGAATTCATATGCTCAGGCAAGGACTTCAAATTTGCGCAATCAAACAACTGAAGCTCTGTCAAACATGAGGCAGGTAATCCTCCTTTCGGAAAAGATACTAATTTAGGGCATTCCCATATTTTCAAGGAATGAAGAGAGGTGAGATCCTCTAGAGGTCCTTCATGTTCACAATGAGATTCCAAATTTGAACATGCAGAGATCCTGAGAGTCTTCAACCTAGGGAACAGCTCCAGCTGGAAGCACTTGAGTGAATCACAATTttccatttcaatttcttctaaAGTGGTGAGAAAGGAACCAATTTGCTCCATTTCTTTTGGTATGGAATCTATGGAATAGAATCGATAAACTTTCAGGCTGTGCATCCCAGAAGGCAATCTGCCTAGCAGCAGATGACGAGAATCATCatctaattttaattcatcaatgATTGGACATCTTGGAATTGAAGTTACAAGCTGCTTGCATCCCTCGATCTCAAGTGTTGTTAAAGATGGAAGGAGGTGATTGGACAGCACCTTTCTTAGGTTGGGGCAGCCGCTTATGCAAAGCTTTCGAAGACAAGGGAAAGCTTGCATGCCTTGATCTGAAATCCATTCACGCCATTCAGGCATCATTGAAAGAGTTAAACTTTCAAGGGATCCAAATGGCTTCCTCACGGACATGGAACTTCCGTAGAACTCACGACCCACAACCGCAAGTCCCTCAAACCCTCTTACCAGGAGTTCTTTCAAAGACCCTAACTGCCCAAGTGGTGGTAAGGACGTGCAGTATTTACATCGGCTGAGCTCCATGGATACTATTCTTGAGAAAGAAGAGTCTCCTACCCAATCTGAAAACCTTGTACCCCCATAACCATAGATATAAAGATACTCCATATTTACATCAGGCTCTAATTTGTCAAGTACATGTCTTACATGTCCAGAGTCATTAGCATCACCATCCCACATCAAATTCAAAGTCTTGAGATGCTTCATACCCTTCACATTGTCATGTAGAGCATCTGGAGCAGTCCCAACATTTTGCAGGTTCCAAATATTTAGTCCTCCCTGTAAATGTTGAAGCTTCCCCAACTCTTGAATGCTAGAACCAGTATCTTTTCCTAGAAAGAAATCACTTAGGTTTTGGAGCTTTGTTAGTTTACCCATATGCGGCGGCATCTTCAACAATTTTGTTCCTTCGATATCAAGATGACTCAAGTTGATTAGCCTTCCCAAATCATCTGGTAGCTCAATCAGATCTTTGCATGACCGCAAGATTAAAGTCTGCAAATTACACAAGCCTCCCATGGATGCTGGTAACATTTTGATCGCTGTGCCTTTAAGAGTCACATATCGCAAGTGCTTCAAATTGCCAATTGAATGAGGCAGTCTGACAAGGTTTCTGCAATCTTCCAAGACTAATGTTTGCAGATTATACAATGTACACATGGATTCAGGTAACCTTTTGATTTTTGCACCTTTAAGACTGGCATATAGCAAATGCTTCAAGTGGCCAACTGAATCAGGCAGCTCAACAAGCTCTTTACAATTTTCCAGGATTAATGTCTGCAAATGGTATGCAGTACTCACAACTTCAGGTAACCTTTTTATTGATGTAGCGGAGAGATTAAGGTATCGTAAATGTTTTAACTTGCCCATTGAATCAGGTAACTCAACCACGTTGGAATAGTTAGCCAAGGATAGCACTCGTAAGCGTGTAAGCCTTGGCAATAAATCATGTGTTACCCTGTTATCGATTTGGTTGCGTGGTCTTGACACCGGTAAGATATTGATTTGGTTGCGTAGCCACGCTTCTGACAATGGTAAGAAAGTGCGCAAAAGCTTGGCATCATAAATACCCTCAAATTTTTGACAAGAATCGTCTCTTGTTACTGCATAAGACAAATGACGAGTCCTTTCTGTGATCTTGTTTGAATCTTCGCCTTCCAACCTGAAGCAAAATTCTCTAGCTACATATCTAGCCAAGTCATTTATGAGGTCATGCATTACAAATAATGGATCCCCGCTTGATCCTTGAAAAACTGACCTTGATTTTCCACTAGATTGCTGGAAAAATGACCTTGAAACAAGATCATGAAAGAACTCATTTCCTACTTCTTCCATCTCCTTATTTCTTTTAGGTGGAACTAGAAAGCCCTCTGCCATCCATAAACGGATCAATTCACCCTTGTTAAATTCATGATTCTCTGGAAATATTGCACAGTAAGCAAAGCATTGCTTCAGCTGTGGTGGAAGATAGTGATAACTCAATCTGAGAACAGGAAGAATATCATCATTCGGCAAATCCCACATGTTGCTCTTCAAGATCTTCTCCCATTCCTTAGCATCTCTTTTAAAGCGTAGGAGACCTCCCAGGGCTTTTGCAGCTAAAGGTAACCCTTTGCACTTTCTTACCACTTCTTTACCGATTTCTTCCAAGTCTGGACGTGCACTGCAACTTCCATCATCAAATGCATGTTTTGCAAACACCAACCAGCAATCATCCGCAGTCAATTCCTTTAGGCGATGGGCTGCAACAGTTGCCTTGACCGATGCTACGCTTTCAATTCGTGTTGTAACAAGGATCTTACTTCCATGTAACAGAGACTTGAAAGGTGTCAACAGAAAATCCCATTTTACCCAATCATTGCTCCAAACATCATCTAAAAcaagcataatttttttccctgttgATTCCTTCTCTAACTCGCAGTGAAGTTGATCTTCAGTCATTGTATCACAATTCATGGAACCAGCCTTCTTAAGAATATCTTTGATCACCTTGAGAACATTGAATTCTTCCGAAACACAGATCCATACCTTCATATCAAACTGCTCTCCTACTCTGCTATCATTGTAAACAAGCTGAGCAAGAGTGGTCTTACCAACCCCAGCCATACCTACTATGGGAATCACATCTAGCCGTTTGCCATTTTCAGTTGCAGATAGTACCAGTTTCATTATGGCTTCCTTATCTCCATCCCTACCATATACCCCGGATTCATCCACAAGAGAAGTTGTTGGTATTCTCTGTGATGATGCTTTCTCAACAGTACCCTCTCTCAGACCAAGGACATCcttttgttgtaccaagtactCAAGCATGTCAACGATCTCTCCTAACTTTGTCTCCATCTCTTCCTTTACTTTCTGAAATGAAAAACGAGCAGATAAAAAGCCTCTCACCTGATCTGCACTAGATTGAGAGCCAACTTCCACCTCCGATCGCAGAGCTTCATAAGCAATCTCATCCAACAAATCATCAGCTTCATAAACAGCATCTTTGAGCTCGTTGACCCACATCTCAACAGCTGGCTTGGCTATTTGCTTCTCCTCCGCATCATCAAGTACCCCGTTAACAGAAATCATAAGTACCTTCAACTTCTTTAACAACCTATCATTGAGTTTTCGGTCTCTGAAGAAGCCTACAACCTCGCGAGAAGCCATTCTGTCGAACAAAACCTGAAGGAAGGCTGACAGAAATGAACCTCCAATGGCTAATGCAGTTGCAGAAGCCATGGTTTGGTTATTCTACTGTTAGCAAAAGGCTAGTTTGTAGCCACAGGCAAAGGTTAAGATGACGAACAGTGTTGTGCTTcgtttaccctttttttttttccattccaatttttaatttggtcttcCTTGACAGCTTGACTTGGAACATTATTGCAGGCTGGGCCACATGTTAAAGACACCTCAGCGCTCAGAAGTGGACAAAAGCAAAGGCTCTGGCCTCATCCCACCACAGATCTCACATCCCCTTGTTCTTGAGCCActtctgttatatatatatatatatatatatatatatatatatatatatatatatatatatatatatatatagtgccCGTTTGGCACTGTGGCCAAACTTGTTTttcgaaaaaaatttaaaatttttttattttttatttttgttaaaattaagtgtggtttgtattttttgaatcgttttgatgtgctgatgtcaaaaataatttttaaaaaataaaaaaacattattagcatgcttttcggcacgaaaaattatttgaaaagcaaccactaccacattCTCAAACACCCTCGCGAGTGCTGTTGAGTTTGGACAGCACCACATATTGGGACTTGAAAGTTGAATGTAGCAAATGCAACAAGGCAACTCcaacaaaaatgaaaacaacTCTCAAGTTTCAATGGTTTGCTTATCAAATGTGAATTATGAATCATGTAAAAGCTTGCCTGAGTCTCATATAACACCATGAATCATGAAAAGAACATGAATTCGAGTGTCAGTTTGGCATTGCAGtgtggagtttttttttaaaatgtttttttattgaaaatatattaaaaaagttttaaaaaatttttattattattttttacattaacatattaaaattattaaaaatatatataaaaaaatattaatttaatatttttaaaaataaaaatatttttttaaaaaaataaaaattatccagCAGCATAATGCAGGATTATCTCAGActtgttgaaattaaaaactgAAGTACACAAGCAGTATATCATGCTGCAGCACACCCTactattaaagaactctaaaacgcgtggggaaagtacCGTAGCTTTCCCCACGATTTTCCCTGCCAAGACATATCACCTCTGCCACTAAATATATTATAACTGTATAAGTTTtcctcttcattttttcttctattaacGACATCATGATGGGGTTTCTGAAATGCTTTCAAAAATTAGactgttgttgttttctttccgTGTAATTgggtcttcttttccttctatCAAGGAAACTGACATCTTATcacctttaaaataataaaaaggcgTACAGAATGTCAGTCTTTTCAATGCTGCATTAAATGCTTTCAGGCTCCGTTTAGATAAAATAAAGCTGGCCAATCTTTGGCATCATTTCCGTTTTCAttatttccttttccatttcgGTTGTCATTTCTGTTATTTGATCACATTGTCACCTCTTCTTTTTCCCAGCCAAAACCCACACTAGCAATCAACATCCACTACACTAGCAATCAATATCCACCGTTGTTTGTCTGCCTTCTCCAGTGGCTGAAGTGGAGCACCAGCACCTCCACCGTCGACCACCAGCAGCTCCACCGTCGACTACCATCCTGGCGACAGtccagcaacagcagcaagtACCTCCCCCAGACCaggttgcttcttctcttcttgcttttccacGCAAATCATGTATgaatactgtaaaaaaaaaaaccaacgaaCCCTGTAGAATACatgagtaattaattacctgttgCTTGCAATCTGCTTTAAAGTAAATAGCCATTtcgttaattattaatttgtaataatgaTTAACAATTGGTTACATATAtttggtgtgtttttttttttttttaaaacccttTTGCAATCCGGCTCAATCTAAGATCATGTTCTCCAAAAGAGGGGCAACGAAGCAAAGTCCTCTACAgcaatcaacttttaaaaatacgTTCTCAAACTCGGTTCCTTCTCCTCCTTCGCAGATCATCGCCTTCGTCAGAACGCAGACCACTGGATCGAAGCCGCACGGTCCCTTCTTTGCTTCTGCGTCGGCGGTGACCTCCACCGCTTCTCAAGGAATGAGATCTAGCTGCCGTAAAGTTCGGCCTTCTCTTTCCTTCAAATCTTCTCCGCCGGTGGAGATCTACCTTCAcctgaaacaaaagaaaaaggcaaaccCAAACAGCAGttggttttaattaatttgtttacaagTCTGTTCTTGGTTCTTTCTTAGAGCTGGCGGCGTTGAGAAATGAAGAACGGGCGGCTACGGTTGAAGGACACCGTGGGTCTGTCGCCGGCTAAGAGCTGTTGCTGGAGGCGGCTGTGCAGGGGAGCCGGCCTGTTTGGTTGAGAGTGAGAGGGAAAATGGAAGCTGCCAGTCGTGAGGCAGATCGGAGGAAGAGCGGTAGTTGTGGTCGGTTTTGTAAGGGAGAGGGGGCTGTGAGCGGGTAAAGGGAACCGAAAATCAACAAGTTGGGCGAAAAT is a genomic window of Populus alba chromosome 5, ASM523922v2, whole genome shotgun sequence containing:
- the LOC118034976 gene encoding putative disease resistance RPP13-like protein 1: MASATALAIGGSFLSAFLQVLFDRMASREVVGFFRDRKLNDRLLKKLKVLMISVNGVLDDAEEKQIAKPAVEMWVNELKDAVYEADDLLDEIAYEALRSEVEVGSQSSADQVRGFLSARFSFQKVKEEMETKLGEIVDMLEYLVQQKDVLGLREGTVEKASSQRIPTTSLVDESGVYGRDGDKEAIMKLVLSATENGKRLDVIPIVGMAGVGKTTLAQLVYNDSRVGEQFDMKVWICVSEEFNVLKVIKDILKKAGSMNCDTMTEDQLHCELEKESTGKKIMLVLDDVWSNDWVKWDFLLTPFKSLLHGSKILVTTRIESVASVKATVAAHRLKELTADDCWLVFAKHAFDDGSCSARPDLEEIGKEVVRKCKGLPLAAKALGGLLRFKRDAKEWEKILKSNMWDLPNDDILPVLRLSYHYLPPQLKQCFAYCAIFPENHEFNKGELIRLWMAEGFLVPPKRNKEMEEVGNEFFHDLVSRSFFQQSSGKSRSVFQGSSGDPLFVMHDLINDLARYVAREFCFRLEGEDSNKITERTRHLSYAVTRDDSCQKFEGIYDAKLLRTFLPLSEAWLRNQINILPVSRPRNQIDNRVTHDLLPRLTRLRVLSLANYSNVVELPDSMGKLKHLRYLNLSATSIKRLPEVVSTAYHLQTLILENCKELVELPDSVGHLKHLLYASLKGAKIKRLPESMCTLYNLQTLVLEDCRNLVRLPHSIGNLKHLRYVTLKGTAIKMLPASMGGLCNLQTLILRSCKDLIELPDDLGRLINLSHLDIEGTKLLKMPPHMGKLTKLQNLSDFFLGKDTGSSIQELGKLQHLQGGLNIWNLQNVGTAPDALHDNVKGMKHLKTLNLMWDGDANDSGHVRHVLDKLEPDVNMEYLYIYGYGGTRFSDWVGDSSFSRIVSMELSRCKYCTSLPPLGQLGSLKELLVRGFEGLAVVGREFYGSSMSVRKPFGSLESLTLSMMPEWREWISDQGMQAFPCLRKLCISGCPNLRKVLSNHLLPSLTTLEIEGCKQLVTSIPRCPIIDELKLDDDSRHLLLGRLPSGMHSLKVYRFYSIDSIPKEMEQIGSFLTTLEEIEMENCDSLKCFQLELFPRLKTLRISACSNLESHCEHEGPLEDLTSLHSLKIWECPKLVSFPKGGLPASCLTELQLFDCANLKSLPEHMNSLLPSLEDLRLFLLPKLEFFPEGGLPSKLKSLYIENCSKLIAARMQWSLQSLPSLSKFTVGVDESVESFPEEMLLPSSLASLEIWSLKTLKSLNYSGLQRLTSLGQLTITDCPNLQSMPEEGLPSSLSSLEIWRCPLLDQRCQQGIGVDWLKITHIPNVHINGYKIHQP